The Skermanella rosea sequence GATCAGCTCGATCAGGTCCGACTTCCACAGCCGGTGGATGCCGCCGGACATCAGGTCGTTCATCAGGTCGTAGTTGCCAGCGACGCTGTCGAACACCTGGCGCACCATGGGCGCCTTCGTGCGGGGATCGACCTCGCGGAAACCGAACCAGCGCGCCTCCGGCGCCTCTCCCTGGGGGGAGGGGCGGTCGGCGGGCTGGACGGACGGACCGCGCGGCGGGGCGCCGGGAACGGGAGCGGGGTCTTGGGAGGGATCTTCGGCCATGGTCTGCAACATAGCGGCTCGGCGGTGCCCTTGCCAGTTGCCACGGCGGACTTTCCGCGCCGATCGCCGAACGGACCGGAATGCGGCGCTTTTTGTCGCGCTCCGGACCGGCTATGGTCGGTCCCATGCCAGAACTGCCCGAAGTCGAAACGGTCTGCCGCGGGCTCGCCCTCAGGATGGAGGGGCGGGTGCTCGCGAAGGTCGAGCAGCGCCGCCCCAACCTGCGCATCCCCTTCCCCGAGCGCATGGTCGAGCGGCTGACCGGCCGGCGGGTCGTCACCATCCGGCGGCGCGCCAAGTACATCCTGATCCACCTGGACGACGGCCAGGTGCTGATCGTCCATCTCGGCATGTCCGGCCGCATGACCATCGGCCGCGACCTGGGGCCGCCGCTGCCCCACGACCATGTCCTGCTGACCACCGACGACGGATCCGAGGTCCGCTTCAACGACGCCCGCCGGTTCGGCCTGATGGCCTTGACGGGGGAGGAGGAGCTGGACCGCCATCCCCTGCTGGCCTCCCTGGGGCCGGAGCCGCTGGGCAACGGGTTC is a genomic window containing:
- the mutM gene encoding bifunctional DNA-formamidopyrimidine glycosylase/DNA-(apurinic or apyrimidinic site) lyase codes for the protein MPELPEVETVCRGLALRMEGRVLAKVEQRRPNLRIPFPERMVERLTGRRVVTIRRRAKYILIHLDDGQVLIVHLGMSGRMTIGRDLGPPLPHDHVLLTTDDGSEVRFNDARRFGLMALTGEEELDRHPLLASLGPEPLGNGFDAGTLSDALRSRITPIKAALLDQTVVAGLGNIYVCEALFWSGISPRRIAATVAGRRAERLVPAIREVLTRAIEAGGSTLRDYVQSSGELGYFQHQFAVYDREGQACPGCTCDVGRTGGVQRIVQANRSTFYCPRRQR